In Blastococcus saxobsidens DD2, the genomic stretch TGGACGCCGTCGGGCCGTGGTAGGTGACCACCCAGGGCAGCGTCTCCAGGTGCTCCACGGTGAGCTCGCCGTCGACCTGGGCGTTGTCGGCGGCGACGACGCAGACCCATTCGTCGCGGTACAGGTCGCGGTGCGGCAGGTCGGCGACGAAGCCGTGCGGCAGCACCAGCAGGTCGGTGCTCAGCAGCACCTGGTCGGCCCGGTCGACGAACGACGGCGTGTTCGCCGAGAACCGCAACCGCGCACCGGGAGCCTCCTCGGCCAGCAGGGTCGCGAGGGTGTCGCCGAGCACCGCCACGCCGTAGTCGCTGACCAGCAGGGAGAACTCCCGGGTCGAGGACGCCGGCTCGAACTCCGGCTGGGCGGTGAACACCCGCTCCACGCCGGTGAGTGCGATCCGGGCCAGCTCCTTGAGCTGGGCCGCCAGCGGGGTGAGCCGGTAGTCGTTGCCCACCCGGGTGAGCAGTTCGTCGCCGAAGTGCCGGCGCAGCCGGGCCAGCGACGCCGACAGCGCCGGCTGGGACAGGCCCATCTGCGCGGCGGCCCGCGTGACGCTGCGCTGCTGCAGGAGGGCGTCGAGGGACACCAGCAGGTTGAGGTCCAGGCTGGCGAGGTTCATCCGGGCACCGTATAGACGGCGCTGATGCCTGTCATCAGACATCTCGTCTTCCCGGGTGAGGCGCCCGTCCCGCAGCGTGATGCCCGTCGCACTCACGAAGGGACCCGACGTGCTCACGCCCGACCAGCTGGACCCGACCGACCCGGAGGGCGCCATCGCCGCCGCCGCGCAGCGGTGCTCGAACTGGGGCCGCTGGGGCGCCGACGACGTGCTGGGCACGCTGAACTTCCTGACCGAGGACAAGCGCGTCGAGGGCGCCGGGCTGGTCCGTCGCGGGGTGAGCTTCTCGCTGTCCCAGCGCTTCGACATGGACGGCCCGCAGAAGGGCTGGCGCCGGCGCACCAACCCGGTGCACACGATGCTCGACACCGGCACCGACGCCGAACGCGGCCAGGGCTTCCCGCACGGCCTGGGCGGCGCCGATGACGTCATCGCCATGCCCCTGCAGGCCTCCACCCAGTGGGACGGCCTCGGCCACATCTTCGACCACGGCAACGCCTGGAACGGCCGGCGGGCCGGCGACGTCGTCACCAGCGCCGGCGACTCGGTCACCGGCATCGAGACCGTGGCCGACCGCATCGCCGGCCGCGGTGTGCTGCTCGACGTCGGCCGGGCGATCGGCACCGACGGCGAACTGCCCGACGGCTTCGCCGTCACTCCTGCGCACCTGCGGGCCACCATCGAGGCGCAGGGCGACAGCGCCCGCGTCGGCCGCGGCGACCTGCTGCTGGTGCGCACCGGTCAGCTCACCCGCGCCCGCCGCGACATCGCCGAGGGGCGCGGCTGGGGCGAGTACGCCGGCGGCCCGGCCCCCGGGCTGTCGTTCACCACCGCCGACTGGCTGCACGGCACCGAGATCGCCGGCATCGCCACCGACACCTGGGGCTTCGAGGTGCGGCCCAACGAGTTCGACGTCGCCTTCCAGCCGCTGCACCAGGTCGCCATCCCGCACATCGGCCTGTTCCTCGGCGAGATGTGGGACCTCGACGCCCTGGCGGCCGACTGCGCGGCCGACGGCCGCTACGACTTCTGGCTCACCGCCGCCCCCCTGCCCGTCACCGGCGCCGTCGGCGCCCCGGTGAATCCGATCGCCGTCAAGTGACCGACCGGACGAAGGAGTCCTGACATGCCCGCCGCCACCAGCGTGCTCGTGGTCGGCGCCGGCCTCGCCGGCACCGCCACCGCCATCCGCCTGGCCGAGGCCGGCGTCGCCGTCGACCTCGTGGAGATCAAGCCGGACGTCGCCGCCACCGGGTCCGGCATCACCCTGCAGGGCAACGCGCTGCGCGAGTTGCGCACCCTCGGGGTCTGGGAGCAGGTGCGTGAGAAGGGCTACGCCTTCGATGTCACCGGCATCCGTGCGCCCGACCCGGCCGGCACCGTGGTCGCGGAGATCCCGGACGCCAAGACCGGGGGCCCCGACCTGCCCGCGGTCATGGGCATGCCCCGCCCGGAGCTGGCCCGGATCCTCTGCGAACGCGCCACCGAGGTCGGGGTGAAGCTCCGGTACGGCACGACGCACACCGCGCTGCGGCAGGACGCCGACGGCGTCGACGTCACGTTCGCCGACGGCTCCGCCGGCCGCTACGACCTGGTCGTCGGCGCCGACGGCATCCGCTCCTGGACCCGCCGCGCCCTGGGCATCGACCTGGAGACCAGGTCGGTCGGCATGGGCATCTGGCGGGCGTTCGGTCCCCGGCCGGCCAGCGTCACCCGCACCGACCTGTTCTACGGCGGCCCGTCGTTCATCGCCGGCTACTGCCCCACCGGCGAGGACTCCCTCTACGCCTACATCGTCGAGCCGGCGCAGGACCGGTCGACCCTGAGCCCGGACGAGCAGCTCGCGGTGATGAAGGAGCTGTCGCAGGCCTACCACGGCCCGTGGGACGAGATCCGCGAGACGCTGACCGACCCCAGCCGGGTCAACTACACCTGGTTCGAGACGCACGTCCTGCCCGCGCCGTGGAACCGCGGCCGCGCCGTGCTGATCGGCGACGCCGCGCACACCTGCCCGCCCACCATCGCCCAGGGCGGTGCGCAGGCGCTGGAGGACGCCTACGTCCTCACCGACCTGCTGCTCACCCGCGACGCGCTCGACCAGGAGCTGTGGGACGCCTTCCACGCCCGCCGGTACGAGCGCGCCACCACCGTCGTCGACGCCTCCAACACGCTCGCGCAGTGGCAGCTCGACCACGTGCAGGGTGACGCGCCCACCCTCTTCCGCCAGATCGCCATGCTCACCAGCCAGCCCGCCTGACGAAGGACCTCACGGAGAACAGATGACCCAGCGCCTGATCACGCACCTGCGGCACGTCGACCTGGCCGTGCCGGACCACGCCAGGCAGCTCGACTTCTACACCAACACGTGGGGCCTCACGGCCGAGCACAGCGACTCCGGCCTGACCTTCCTCGCGGCCGAGGGCTCCCCCGAGCAGTACGTCGTCCGGCTGCGTGAGGCCACCGACAAGCGGATCGACCTGATCTCCTTCGGTGCCGCCACCGCCGCCGACGTCGACACCCTCGCCGGCCAGCTCGCCCGCGACGGCGTCCGGCTGATCAGCGAGCCCGACACCCTGCAGACCCCGGGCGGCGGCTACGGGTTCCGGTTCTTCGACAACGAGGGCCGCACGGTGGAGGTCAGTTCCGACGTCGCCGTCCGGCAGCACCGCAGGATCGAGGAGGGCGAGTCGATCCCGGTCCGCCTGTCGCACGTGGTGATCAACTCCGCGGACCCCGAGGGCACCCGCGCCTTCTACGAGAAGCACCTCGCGTTCGCCCTGTCGGACACCCTGATGCACCCGCGCATGGGGGAAATGATGTGGTTCATGCGGATCAACGCCTGGCACCACAGCATGGCGATCGCCCGCGGTCCGCACCCCTCGCTGCACCACGCGTCGTTCGAGCTGCGCGGCATCGACGAGTACATGCGCGGCACCGGCCGGCTGCTGCGCGCCGGCGTCGAGAAGATCTGGGGCCCCGGCCGGCACATGGCCGGCAACAACACCTTCAGCTACTTCCTCGACCCGCACGGCAACACCGTCGAGTACACGACGGAGCTCGAGCTGCTCGACGAGGACACCTGGCACCCGCACGTCTACGACTTCACCAATCCCGAGGTCAGCGACCAGTGGGGCACCGCGAACGCGATGGACGAGTTCGTCGCGCAGCGCTCGTTCAACGACCCCGACAAGGGTCTCTTCGTCGCTCCCCCGGTCTGATGCGGTTCGCCACCTGGGAGGCCGGAGGCCACGTGCAGGCCGGTGTGCTCAGCGCCGCCGGCCTGCACGCTATCCCCGACGGCCGCAGCGTCCTGGAGCTCGTCCGCGCCGGGCTGCCCGCCGCGCTGGAGGCCGGCAACGCGGCGCTGGAGGGGCCCGCCGTGCCGGTGGAGTCGGTCCGCCTGCTGCCCCCGCTCGACGCCCCCACCGTCCGGGACTTCGTCGCGTTCGAGGAGCACGTCGAGGGCGTGGTGAAGAGCGTCGGGGACGGCGCGGGCGTGGTGCCCGAGTGGTACGAGGCGCCGACCTTCTACTTCACCAACCCCTACGCGCTGGTCGGGGCGCACGACGACGTCGCCGTGCCGCCGGGCTCGCAGATGCTGGACTTCGAGCTAGAGGTCGCCGTCGTCGTCGGGAGGGACGGCGCCTCGCTGACGCCCGAGCAGGCCCGCGAGCACGTCTTCGGCTACACCGTGTTCAACGACTGGTCGGCCCGCGATCTCCAGCGCCGCGAGATGAAGGTCAACCTCGGCCCGGCGAAGGGCAAGGACTCGGCGACGACGCTGGGGCCGTGGCTGGTCACCGCCGACGAGCTGGAGCCCTACCGGGACGACGACGGTTTCCTCGCCCTCGACCTGCGGGTCGCGGTGAACGGGCGCGAGATCGGCCAGGACCTGCTCTCCAACATGGGCTGGCCGTTCGAGGACCTCATCTCCTACGCGTCGCGCGGGACCTGGGTGCGCGCGGGCGACGTGCTGGGGTCGGGCACCTGCGGCAACGGCGGCTGCCTGGCCGAGCTGTGGGGACGGCACCGCGCCGCCGCTCCCCCGCCGCTGCAGCCCGGCGACGTCGTCGAGATGACCGTCGAGGGCATCGGCACGATCCGCAACCGCGTCGTCCCCGGCCTGGACCTGCCGCCCGTGGCACCCGCACGTCCCCGGCCTCGCGCCCGCACGCGCACCCCCTGATCGAAAGAGGAACCGCAGTGTTCGAGTACTTCCCCACCGGCCCCTACACCTGGAACCTCGGCGTCGTCGCGACGCTGAACTCCGGTGGCCTGATCGACGAGGTCGACCGCGCCTGCCGGCCGATCAAGGACGCCGCGAACGCCGGGGAGGACGCCGGTACGCCGGACTTCCTGCGCGCCTGGCGGGCGCTCACCGACCAGCTGGTCGGCCAGGCCGAGGCAGCGGAGAAGGCCGGGCACACCCGGACCGCCGGGCAGCTGTGGTTCCGCGCCAGCAACTACCTCGCCCAGGCCGAGCGGATGCTCGCGCACTCCGACCCGGACCGGGTGCCCACCTACCGCCGGATGCTGGAGATCGCGGAGAAGGCCTTCGAGACGCACAGCCCGCGAGTCCGCCGGGTCCAGATCCCCTACGAGGGGACGACGCTGCCGGCCTACTTCAGCGCCGCCCCGGCGACCGACGACGGGCCGGCCCCGGTGATCGTCCTGGTCAACGGCCTGGACTCCACCAAGGAGCACATGTACGCCTCCAACCACTGGGAGGAGCTGGCCGCCCGCGGGATCTCCTGCCTGATGCTCGACCAGCCCGGCACCGGCGAGGCGCTGCGGCTGCAGGGCATCACCGCCCGGATCGACGCCGAGGCGTGGGCCGGTGCGGCGGTGGACTGGCTGGCGACCCGCGACGACGTCGACGCCACCCGCATCGGCATCGTCGGCTGGTCGCTCGGCGGCTACTACGCCCCGCGCGCGGCCGCCTTCGAGAAGCGGTTCGCGCTCTGCGTCGCGTGGGGGGCGAACCATGACTGGGGTGCGGTGCAGCGCCGGCGCAAGGAGCGCGAGGGCGAGCGGCCGGTCCCCCACTACTGGGAGCACGTCCTCTGGGTATGGGGCCAAGGCGGGAACGAGCACGACCTCGACCCCTTCCTCGACTTCGCCGACGCGGTGAACCTCGAGGGCGTCGTCGAGCAGATCACCGTCCCGTTCCTCATCGCCCACGGCGCCAACGACCGGCAGATCCCGCTGGAGATGGCCCGGCGCTCCTACGACCAGGCGGTGAACTCGCCCAAGCGGGAGCTGCGGGTCTTCACGCCGGAGGAGGGCGCGACCGAGCACATCGGCCTCGACCACCTGCCGTACGTGAGCACCTTCATCGCCGACTGGGTCGCCGACACCTTCGCCGAGCTGGAGCGCTGACCGCAGCGCGGCGGGAGTTCGCCGTCCACCGGTAGCGGGGCCGGCACATGTCGCCTCGCCGACATGCAGTCGAGTCGACATGTGCCGCCGCGGCACTCAGAACGGCGGAGGATCGTCCGCCGGGTCGTACGGCGGTGGCCCGGGTTCGGGTGGTCGCAGACCGGGCGGCCGCGTCGTGCGGGTGATCCCGGACGGGCTGGTGACGTGCAGCGTGCCGTCGGGCTCCATGCGGAAGCTCCACCCACGGCCGAAGGTCTTCAGCCGGTGGTGCGAACGGCACAGGCAGCACAGGTTCGTGCACGTCGTCCGGCCGCCCTCCGCGTGCGGGACCACGTGGTCGTGGTCGGCCCAGCCGATCCGCTGCCCGCAGTTGGGGGTCCGGCACCGGCGGTCCCGGGTCGTCACGAACCGCCGCTGGGCGGCCGCGGGCTCGTAGCCATCGGTGGACGGCGGCAGGTCGAGCAGCGGGCACTCGCACGGCGCATCGGCGTGCTCGGGGCAGCCCCTCCGCGCCAGCCGGGCGAGTTCGGCGGCGGTGACGGTGGCCAGCAGCCGCCCGTGCTCGTCGGTGAGCGCGAACGTCAGCGACCCGCCCTCAGCGTTCGTGAGGCCGAGGGCGCCGATCCGGCGGAGAAGATCGCGCAGGCGGGCGGCGGTGATCGGCGACCCGTTGACCTCGCCACCCCGGGTCGAGGACCCCTCCAGCCCCTCGAGGGTGGCGGTGACGGCCAGGTTCACCGTGACGCCCGGCAGGCCGTGGTCGGCCGGCCGCAGGATGAGCATCGAATGGATCGCGGACCGGATCTGCCCGATGGGGCGCGGATCACCGTCAGCCTTGGCCATCGTCGCCAGCTGGTCGATCACGCCGTAGCAGGCCGCCGCTTCGTCAACCGTCATGTCCCCGGCCAGGGTCGCCATGCCGTCGCCGGTGTCGCGGCAGCGCACGTCGGCGGCCTGCTTCGCCTCCTCGTGGCGCTCATCCATCGCGGTGGCGTCCCGTTCGGCCAGCAGCTCCAGCGCCCGCGAGCGCAGCCTGGCCACGGACAGGTCATCCATCTCGGGCAGCAGCGCCGCCTCCACGGCACGGGCCAGCTCGGGCGTCGTGTGCTGCAGCGCATCGGCGAGCACGCCGGCACGGCGCTCGTCGATCTCCCCGCGGCGCAGCGCGGCGAACGTGGCCGGCAGGCTCTCCCGCCACGTGTGGGCGCGCCGGGCACGGAAGGCCGCGGTGCCACGCCCGAGGTTGATCGCGTGGGCGACCTCGTCGGCGAAGAACTCGCTCACTCCGGGGAATTCGGGGTCCGTCCTCCGCCAGGCACGGTTGCGGGCACCCGGGGCGCCCGGCGGCGGGTCGTCGACGTCGGGGCGCAGTTCGGCCAGCCGCAGGATCAGATCGGCCTCCCGGGCGGCATCCCGCGCCCGGTTGCGCTGGATCCGTGCCAGCTCGGCGGCGACCTCCTCGTCATCCAGCCACGACACGGGCAGTCGCGGGTCGGGTTCCGGCTGGGTCCGCACCCAGTCGAGCACCAAGCCCTCCACCCGGGAGGTTCCCGTCATCCGCTGCACGACTCGAACATACGTGCGACCACAGACAATTTCGGCGCGGCCGGGTCGACCGATCCCGGCCGGATCTGCGCGGTCCCTCCGCCGGCGACGTCCCCGCCGGCCGAGGAGCGACGACCCAGAACCGAGGCGGCTGAGCGGAGGAGCTGGTCGCACCGTCCCTACGTAGGAACGGAACGGCCGACTCCCCGGGCCGCGGCCAGGAGGGCCGGTACGGCGGAAGGGGCCCGCTCGTCGTTCGGCACGATCACCGACAGGGCGGCGACGACCTCACCGAGGCCGTCGCGGACCGGCACGGCGATCCCCGTGGCCTCCGCGTGCACGTGACCGGGCAGCAGCGCGTATCCCTGACGGCGGACCTGGTCGAGCGTGGCACGCAGCCGTTCGGCCGTCGTGATCGTCGCGGCGGTGTACCGCTCCAGCGGCCGCTCGAGCACCCGCTCGCACAGCTCCCCCGGGCCGTAGGCGAGGAAGACCATGCCGGACGAGGAGATGTGCAGCGGCAGCCGGCCGGCGATCCGCGAGTAGTTGACGACGGCGTCCCGCGCGGAAAGCCGTTCCAGGAACAGCACCTCGTCGCCGAGCAGGACGGCCAGCTGCGCGTGGTGCCCCACGACGGCGTGCAGGTCCTCCAGGTACGGCATCGCGGCGTCACGGAGCGACCGGGTCGGCGAGGCCCGGGAGGCCAGCTCCCACATGCGAATCCCGATGCGCACCCGGCGGTCCCCGGCCCGGCTCAGCAGGCCGTGCTCGGTCAGCTGCCCGACGATCCGCGAGGCCGTGGCCACGTGCAGCCCCGACCGGCGGGCGAGCTCGGAGACGGCGAGCTCCGGCTCCTCCGGCGTGAACGCCTCCAGGATCCGGATGGCACGCGCGAGCGAGGACTCACCGGTCGCCGTCCGTGCCATCGGAGCAGTATGCGCAGCTTCTCATCCATTGAGAAGGTGTTTCCTGGATCACACCGGCAGGCGCACGCTCGCGGCATGACCACGACCGCCCCCGCCCCGGCATCGGCACCGGCCGACGTCGCCGCCCTGCGCGTCACCGGCAAGGACGTCCGGGCCGACGGCGTGCTGACCCTGGACCTGGCCGCACCGGCGGGGGGTCGGCTGCGGGACTGGACACCGGGGGCGCACATCGACCTGGTGCTGCCGAACGGGCTCACCCGCCAGTACTCGCTCTGCGGGGACCGCTGGGACCCGACCACCTACCGGGTGGGCGTGCTCCGGGAGGCGGCCGGGCGCGGCGGGTCGGCCTTCGTCCACGACGAGCTCGCGGTGGGCGACCTGGTCGGAGTCGGCGGGCCACGCAACAACTTCCCGCTGGTGCCCGCGGACAGCTACCTGTTCGTCGCGGGCGGGATCGGCATCACGCCGCTGGTGCCGATGGTGCGCCAGGCCGAGCTGCTGGGCGCGGACTGGCGGCTGCTCTACGGCGGTCGTCGTCGTTCCTCCATGGCCTTCCTCGACGAACTCGCCCCCTACGGCGACCGGGTCGAGGTGCGGCCCGAGGACGAGTTCGGGCTGCTCGACCTCGCCGGTTTCCTCGGTACCCCCCGCCCCGGGGTCCGGCTCTACTCCTGCGGCCCGGCGCCGTTGATCGCCGCCATGGAGACGGTGGCCGCCGGGTGGCCTCCCTACGCGCTGCGGACCGAACGCTTCCTCGCCGAAGAGCGCGGTGCCCCGGTTCGCACCACCCCGTTCGAGGTGGAGCTGGCCCGTACGGGACGCACGGTGACCGTGTCGCCCGGCGTCTCGGTGCTGGATGCGGTCGGGGATGCCGGCGTCGAGGTGCTCTCGTCGTGCCGGCAGGGCATCTGCGGCACGTGCGAATCCGGCGTGCTGGCCGGCGAGCCCGACCACCGCGACTCGCTCCTGGACGACGCGGAGCGAGCCGCCGGCGACACGATGTACATCTGCGTCTCCCGGTCCAAGAGTGACCGGCTCGTCCTGGACCTGTGATCGGCGCTCACCCTGTGACGGACCTCTGATCCCCCGCCCTCCCGAGGAGCTTTCATGACCGCGACCCTGAGTTCGAGCACCGGCCTTCCGACGAACGACGCCGACCCGTTCGACCACGAGGTGCTCGAAGATCCCCTCCCCCTGCAGGCGGCTCTCCGCGAGGCCGGCCCGATGGTCTACCTGAGCCGGTACGACGTGTACGGCCTCGCCCGGTACGAACAGGTGCACGCTGCCCTCGTCGACTGGCAGGAATTCCAGTCGGGCGCCGGGGTGGGGCTGTCCAACTTCCGGTACGAGAAGCCCTGGCGCCCGCCGAGCCTGCTGCTGGAGGCGGATCCGCCGAAGCACGACGCCCCGCGGCGGGTGCTGACCACGGTGCTCAGCCCGCGTGCGCTGCGCCGGCTGCGGGACGGGTGGATCGCCGACGCCGAGGCCCTGGTGGACGACGTTCTCTCCGCCGGCACCGAGTTCGACGCCGTGCCCGTGCTGACCTCGACCTTCCCGCTCCGCGTCTTCCCCGACGCCGTCGGCCTGCCGCAGGCGGGGCGGGAGAACCTCCTCCCCTACGGCGACCACGCGTTCAACGCCTTCGGGCCGGACAACGACCTGGTCGCCAAGGGGGC encodes the following:
- a CDS encoding LysR family transcriptional regulator yields the protein MNLASLDLNLLVSLDALLQQRSVTRAAAQMGLSQPALSASLARLRRHFGDELLTRVGNDYRLTPLAAQLKELARIALTGVERVFTAQPEFEPASSTREFSLLVSDYGVAVLGDTLATLLAEEAPGARLRFSANTPSFVDRADQVLLSTDLLVLPHGFVADLPHRDLYRDEWVCVVAADNAQVDGELTVEHLETLPWVVTYHGPTASTPAARQMRMLGIEPRVQVVTESFLTVPALVAGSDRIALLQRRLVDLLPLNTGVRALATPFAAGPLVEAMWWHPVYQDDPEHVWLRDLVVRATEQAVGDPAAAPIDLVDDPGQQK
- a CDS encoding HNH endonuclease, which codes for MTGTSRVEGLVLDWVRTQPEPDPRLPVSWLDDEEVAAELARIQRNRARDAAREADLILRLAELRPDVDDPPPGAPGARNRAWRRTDPEFPGVSEFFADEVAHAINLGRGTAAFRARRAHTWRESLPATFAALRRGEIDERRAGVLADALQHTTPELARAVEAALLPEMDDLSVARLRSRALELLAERDATAMDERHEEAKQAADVRCRDTGDGMATLAGDMTVDEAAACYGVIDQLATMAKADGDPRPIGQIRSAIHSMLILRPADHGLPGVTVNLAVTATLEGLEGSSTRGGEVNGSPITAARLRDLLRRIGALGLTNAEGGSLTFALTDEHGRLLATVTAAELARLARRGCPEHADAPCECPLLDLPPSTDGYEPAAAQRRFVTTRDRRCRTPNCGQRIGWADHDHVVPHAEGGRTTCTNLCCLCRSHHRLKTFGRGWSFRMEPDGTLHVTSPSGITRTTRPPGLRPPEPGPPPYDPADDPPPF
- a CDS encoding PDR/VanB family oxidoreductase codes for the protein MTTTAPAPASAPADVAALRVTGKDVRADGVLTLDLAAPAGGRLRDWTPGAHIDLVLPNGLTRQYSLCGDRWDPTTYRVGVLREAAGRGGSAFVHDELAVGDLVGVGGPRNNFPLVPADSYLFVAGGIGITPLVPMVRQAELLGADWRLLYGGRRRSSMAFLDELAPYGDRVEVRPEDEFGLLDLAGFLGTPRPGVRLYSCGPAPLIAAMETVAAGWPPYALRTERFLAEERGAPVRTTPFEVELARTGRTVTVSPGVSVLDAVGDAGVEVLSSCRQGICGTCESGVLAGEPDHRDSLLDDAERAAGDTMYICVSRSKSDRLVLDL
- a CDS encoding IclR family transcriptional regulator, translating into MARTATGESSLARAIRILEAFTPEEPELAVSELARRSGLHVATASRIVGQLTEHGLLSRAGDRRVRIGIRMWELASRASPTRSLRDAAMPYLEDLHAVVGHHAQLAVLLGDEVLFLERLSARDAVVNYSRIAGRLPLHISSSGMVFLAYGPGELCERVLERPLERYTAATITTAERLRATLDQVRRQGYALLPGHVHAEATGIAVPVRDGLGEVVAALSVIVPNDERAPSAVPALLAAARGVGRSVPT
- a CDS encoding FAD-dependent oxidoreductase, which translates into the protein MPAATSVLVVGAGLAGTATAIRLAEAGVAVDLVEIKPDVAATGSGITLQGNALRELRTLGVWEQVREKGYAFDVTGIRAPDPAGTVVAEIPDAKTGGPDLPAVMGMPRPELARILCERATEVGVKLRYGTTHTALRQDADGVDVTFADGSAGRYDLVVGADGIRSWTRRALGIDLETRSVGMGIWRAFGPRPASVTRTDLFYGGPSFIAGYCPTGEDSLYAYIVEPAQDRSTLSPDEQLAVMKELSQAYHGPWDEIRETLTDPSRVNYTWFETHVLPAPWNRGRAVLIGDAAHTCPPTIAQGGAQALEDAYVLTDLLLTRDALDQELWDAFHARRYERATTVVDASNTLAQWQLDHVQGDAPTLFRQIAMLTSQPA
- a CDS encoding VOC family protein, whose product is MTQRLITHLRHVDLAVPDHARQLDFYTNTWGLTAEHSDSGLTFLAAEGSPEQYVVRLREATDKRIDLISFGAATAADVDTLAGQLARDGVRLISEPDTLQTPGGGYGFRFFDNEGRTVEVSSDVAVRQHRRIEEGESIPVRLSHVVINSADPEGTRAFYEKHLAFALSDTLMHPRMGEMMWFMRINAWHHSMAIARGPHPSLHHASFELRGIDEYMRGTGRLLRAGVEKIWGPGRHMAGNNTFSYFLDPHGNTVEYTTELELLDEDTWHPHVYDFTNPEVSDQWGTANAMDEFVAQRSFNDPDKGLFVAPPV
- a CDS encoding alpha/beta hydrolase family protein, which produces MFEYFPTGPYTWNLGVVATLNSGGLIDEVDRACRPIKDAANAGEDAGTPDFLRAWRALTDQLVGQAEAAEKAGHTRTAGQLWFRASNYLAQAERMLAHSDPDRVPTYRRMLEIAEKAFETHSPRVRRVQIPYEGTTLPAYFSAAPATDDGPAPVIVLVNGLDSTKEHMYASNHWEELAARGISCLMLDQPGTGEALRLQGITARIDAEAWAGAAVDWLATRDDVDATRIGIVGWSLGGYYAPRAAAFEKRFALCVAWGANHDWGAVQRRRKEREGERPVPHYWEHVLWVWGQGGNEHDLDPFLDFADAVNLEGVVEQITVPFLIAHGANDRQIPLEMARRSYDQAVNSPKRELRVFTPEEGATEHIGLDHLPYVSTFIADWVADTFAELER
- a CDS encoding cyclase family protein, with translation MLTPDQLDPTDPEGAIAAAAQRCSNWGRWGADDVLGTLNFLTEDKRVEGAGLVRRGVSFSLSQRFDMDGPQKGWRRRTNPVHTMLDTGTDAERGQGFPHGLGGADDVIAMPLQASTQWDGLGHIFDHGNAWNGRRAGDVVTSAGDSVTGIETVADRIAGRGVLLDVGRAIGTDGELPDGFAVTPAHLRATIEAQGDSARVGRGDLLLVRTGQLTRARRDIAEGRGWGEYAGGPAPGLSFTTADWLHGTEIAGIATDTWGFEVRPNEFDVAFQPLHQVAIPHIGLFLGEMWDLDALAADCAADGRYDFWLTAAPLPVTGAVGAPVNPIAVK
- a CDS encoding fumarylacetoacetate hydrolase family protein; translated protein: MRFATWEAGGHVQAGVLSAAGLHAIPDGRSVLELVRAGLPAALEAGNAALEGPAVPVESVRLLPPLDAPTVRDFVAFEEHVEGVVKSVGDGAGVVPEWYEAPTFYFTNPYALVGAHDDVAVPPGSQMLDFELEVAVVVGRDGASLTPEQAREHVFGYTVFNDWSARDLQRREMKVNLGPAKGKDSATTLGPWLVTADELEPYRDDDGFLALDLRVAVNGREIGQDLLSNMGWPFEDLISYASRGTWVRAGDVLGSGTCGNGGCLAELWGRHRAAAPPPLQPGDVVEMTVEGIGTIRNRVVPGLDLPPVAPARPRPRARTRTP